CAGCTTCGGCGTCGTCCGCAACACCCAGCGCGCGCATGATGATGTTTCGGTTCGGCGGGGCGCCGGACCTTCCTGCATCGACCCACGCTTGGTAGAGGCTGTGATCGTGGGTGATCTGGTCCAGCCGTCCGCCGCGCAGACGGTATAGCCGGCTGTCGCCGACATGGAAGACGATGGCCGGCGACAAGCCAGACGGCAGCCAGAACCCGACGATGGTCGTGCCCATCCCCCGGTTGTCCGGCAGGCCGCGCTCGTGGTTCAGGCCGACGATTCGCTGATTGGCCCGATGGACCGCGGTGCGCACGATCTCGACCGACCCCTCGGTTCCCGTCCGGTCGAGGCGGTCCGGCACCGGTTCGTATTCAAGGATGAAGTCGTTCACCGCCTCGATCGCGGTCCGGCTGGCGATGTCGCCGCCGACATGGCCGCCCATGCCGTCTGCCACGAGCACGAGGCCGAGGTCCGGATCGATCTGGAACGAGTCCTCGTTCTGGGAGCGGACGCGGCCGACATCCGTGAGGCCGGCATATTGAACTGAGCGGGGAGTGGTGCCTGTCATACAAGAAATCATCCTGATCGGGGGCCGGCGCCCTTCGCGAGGCAGCCCGGTCCACCCTGAGTTAATGTCATTCCCGTCCGAGTGACTCAAGATAAATATAAAATTGGCGATAACGGCGCTCTCCCGGGGTGCAACCGTCCGGGGTCTTCCGATCACGGGCACCCTCCCGGACGAAGCCATGGACGAAGCCCGCAACAAATGGTACATCGATTGACACAGCACCCGCCACGACATATGCGCGCGGCCGCAGATTTCCTCCAGGTTGCAAGCGGTGCACGAAATGGCTAAGGCATGGCGGCAGGGAGTTTGTCCATGAGCACTGACCTGAATTTCGACCAGAACGGGAAATCCGGCGGCGACGCCTTTGGCCATGCCCAATCCGTCTCGGCCGGGATCGGCGGCTCGGGTTCGGGATCGGCCGGCGGATTCGGTGCCTCCTTCGGCCAGGCCGACGCCTTCGGGTCCGGGGGCGACGCCTACTCGTCCGCCGCCGCGGGTGGTGCGCTGGGTGGATCGGCCGCCGACAATACCGCCATCGGTTCCATCAACATCAGCTTCTGACCGGTCGGCGACGACCAAGCGGGGATGCCTGGAATGACCGCGAAGATCGCCCTGTTCGCCAACCACGACAGCGCCCAGATCGCCGAGATCGCCGCCGAGGTGACG
This Skermanella mucosa DNA region includes the following protein-coding sequences:
- a CDS encoding PP2C family protein-serine/threonine phosphatase, coding for MTGTTPRSVQYAGLTDVGRVRSQNEDSFQIDPDLGLVLVADGMGGHVGGDIASRTAIEAVNDFILEYEPVPDRLDRTGTEGSVEIVRTAVHRANQRIVGLNHERGLPDNRGMGTTIVGFWLPSGLSPAIVFHVGDSRLYRLRGGRLDQITHDHSLYQAWVDAGRSGAPPNRNIIMRALGVADDAEADVSVQETRAGDTFLLCSDGLNGMVPDDTIIDILIEPLAPEEACRRLVEEANAHGGRDNVTVALVRFD